A single genomic interval of Gemmatimonas sp. harbors:
- a CDS encoding HlyD family efflux transporter periplasmic adaptor subunit, with product MLGVSLMVAAALLARAVYGAPVKIAPTELHTVKLVGQVRWTVPAAAELTRGQVEIVALPAAGRVDRLWRRVGDSLSVGDSIAAFLNPELTASLFDAEQRLLQARADHEAQSNAARIEQLKLDDDVATARTQLRRTQQQLQLIDLLIPRQLASATEREQSLYEVLMATEHLDRAGQRRELTISAAAALARSRSDQRIALARAVDLWRTRIDQLTIRAAGRGVVSDLFVEPGQWITQGSPVLRIRTGEDLFGEVKLSDIDAADVRAGNAVIVRFRTDSAVGSVIGVDPVAKSGVVAARFRVPRATGDAPKGESLADVDIVTASSSNVLIVNAPVGARSNTSGRALVLGSDRSHAAWRAVRWGRRTGTMLEVRGGLNIGEIIIITSDSPTLQAPSLRVRIGA from the coding sequence ATGCTCGGCGTTTCATTGATGGTCGCCGCTGCGCTTCTTGCGCGAGCAGTCTATGGAGCACCGGTAAAGATCGCGCCAACTGAGCTTCACACGGTCAAATTGGTCGGCCAAGTGCGTTGGACCGTCCCCGCCGCCGCCGAGCTGACACGTGGCCAGGTCGAGATCGTCGCCTTGCCAGCCGCAGGACGTGTGGATCGACTTTGGCGCCGCGTTGGTGATAGCCTCTCGGTTGGGGACTCCATAGCCGCCTTTCTCAATCCGGAACTCACCGCATCGCTGTTTGATGCAGAGCAACGCCTGTTGCAAGCACGTGCCGATCATGAGGCTCAATCCAACGCAGCCCGAATTGAGCAACTCAAGCTGGACGACGATGTTGCCACTGCACGAACTCAGTTGCGGCGCACCCAGCAGCAGCTCCAGCTCATTGATCTGCTTATACCGAGACAGCTTGCTAGCGCGACCGAGCGTGAGCAGAGTCTTTATGAAGTTCTGATGGCGACAGAGCACTTAGATCGCGCGGGACAGCGGAGAGAGCTCACTATTTCCGCCGCCGCAGCTCTCGCACGCTCCCGCTCGGACCAGCGCATCGCACTTGCGCGCGCGGTGGATCTGTGGCGCACTCGAATTGATCAGTTAACTATCCGCGCAGCCGGGCGCGGAGTTGTCAGCGACTTGTTCGTGGAGCCGGGACAATGGATCACGCAGGGCTCGCCAGTACTGCGGATTCGAACGGGTGAGGATCTTTTCGGCGAGGTAAAGCTCAGTGACATCGATGCAGCTGACGTTCGGGCAGGAAATGCTGTCATCGTGCGGTTTCGAACAGATTCCGCCGTTGGATCGGTGATTGGTGTCGATCCTGTAGCGAAGAGCGGCGTGGTAGCAGCCCGCTTCAGGGTTCCTAGAGCGACCGGCGATGCGCCTAAGGGCGAGTCGCTTGCAGACGTCGACATCGTGACCGCATCTAGTTCGAACGTGCTTATCGTCAACGCCCCCGTTGGGGCACGGAGTAACACTTCCGGACGGGCGCTTGTTCTCGGCTCTGATCGGTCACACGCCGCGTGGCGGGCGGTTCGCTGGGGGCGTCGAACAGGCACGATGTTGGAAGTGCGAGGTGGCTTGAACATTGGCGAGATCATCATTATCACCTCGGACTCCCCTACCC